In Rhizobium sp. N324, a single genomic region encodes these proteins:
- the cpaB gene encoding Flp pilus assembly protein CpaB, with protein MKPARLIILAVALVAAGLAGFLAMQMAGSGGVVTQVQSVIEKEPTVNVLVSTGNLAVGERLSDQTVHWMPWPQGGVVPGLITEADKPDAIKDLQGAVVRLPIFEGEPIRPEKVADSNSRILSSLLPAGKRAVATEISVATGAGGFILPNDRVDVIMVRKGTEANKLITETVLSNVRVLAIDQQIQEKDDGSKSVVGTTATLELTPDQTKVLAVAQQMADRLSLALRSVADAQEQDTSAADYLLSGDNGSAIIQVIKSGAIVTDAGAAPKAE; from the coding sequence ATGAAACCCGCCCGCCTTATAATCCTAGCTGTCGCCCTGGTGGCAGCCGGTCTCGCCGGCTTCCTGGCGATGCAAATGGCGGGTAGTGGCGGTGTCGTCACCCAGGTTCAGTCGGTGATCGAGAAGGAACCGACCGTCAACGTCCTCGTCTCCACCGGCAATCTGGCGGTCGGCGAAAGGCTGAGCGACCAGACGGTTCATTGGATGCCCTGGCCGCAGGGCGGCGTCGTCCCGGGCCTGATCACCGAAGCCGACAAGCCGGACGCGATCAAGGATCTGCAGGGTGCCGTCGTGCGCCTGCCGATCTTCGAAGGTGAGCCGATCCGGCCGGAAAAGGTCGCCGATTCCAACAGCCGCATCCTTTCCTCGCTTTTGCCGGCCGGCAAGCGCGCCGTCGCGACCGAGATATCGGTGGCGACAGGCGCCGGCGGTTTCATCCTGCCGAACGACCGCGTCGATGTCATCATGGTCCGCAAGGGCACCGAGGCCAACAAGCTCATCACCGAAACGGTGCTGAGCAATGTCCGCGTCCTCGCCATCGACCAGCAGATCCAGGAAAAGGATGACGGCTCGAAATCGGTTGTGGGAACGACCGCCACGCTCGAGTTGACGCCGGATCAGACGAAGGTCCTCGCCGTCGCCCAGCAGATGGCGGACCGGCTGTCGCTGGCGCTGCGTTCGGTTGCCGATGCGCAAGAGCAGGATACCAGCGCGGCCGACTATCTGCTGAGCGGCGACAACGGCAGTGCGATCATCCAGGTCATCAAATCGGGCGCCATCGTTACCGATGCCGGCGCAGCGCCGAAAGCGGAGTAA
- a CDS encoding type II and III secretion system protein family protein, which produces MGNSKRRAGLLLKGCLSLAVGVSGIAPAFFAPLLGSGEARADSENLVRISQTGRDAHRRLKLGLNKAVVVDLPEDAHDILVSDPTMADAVTRTSRRIYLFGKKVGQTNIFVFGAGGQEIVNLDIEIERDVSGLEVNLRRFIPDSNINVEIVSDNIVLTGTVRTPQDATQAADLAQVFLKGGEATTRTETASGTGGDSSVALFAEGRQSSQVVNLLQIEGEDQVTLKVTIAEVRREVLKQLGFDNLVSNSSGMTVAQLGSPSADSATSVVGGGLAALFKSSIGKYDISTYLNALEQAKVVKTLAEPTLTAISGQAATFNSGGQQLYSTTDNDGNVTVVPFNYGINLAFKPVVLSSGRISLEIKTNVSEPVAGSGNATYQRRSAETSVELPSGGSIALAGLIRDNVSQTMGGTPGVSKIPLLGTLFRQKGFERQETELVIIATPYLVRPVARNQLNRPDDNFSPENDGATFFLNRVNKVYGRREAPVADAQFHGSIGFIYK; this is translated from the coding sequence ATGGGCAATTCAAAGCGGCGCGCCGGGCTTCTCCTGAAAGGTTGCCTCTCGCTGGCAGTCGGCGTCTCCGGTATTGCGCCGGCCTTTTTCGCGCCGCTTCTCGGGTCAGGCGAGGCGCGTGCCGATTCTGAAAACCTGGTCCGCATCTCGCAGACCGGCCGTGATGCCCACCGTCGGCTGAAGCTCGGGCTGAACAAAGCCGTCGTCGTCGATCTGCCCGAGGATGCACATGATATCCTCGTCTCCGATCCGACCATGGCCGATGCCGTCACCCGCACCTCGCGGCGCATCTACCTGTTCGGCAAGAAGGTCGGCCAGACGAATATTTTCGTTTTCGGCGCCGGCGGGCAGGAGATCGTCAATCTCGACATCGAGATCGAGCGCGACGTGTCCGGCCTTGAAGTCAATCTCCGCCGCTTTATTCCAGACTCCAACATCAACGTCGAAATCGTCTCCGACAACATCGTGCTGACCGGCACCGTGCGCACGCCGCAGGATGCCACGCAGGCGGCCGATCTGGCGCAGGTGTTCCTGAAGGGCGGCGAAGCGACGACCAGAACCGAGACGGCATCCGGCACCGGCGGCGACAGCTCGGTGGCGCTCTTTGCCGAAGGCCGTCAGTCGTCGCAGGTGGTCAACCTGCTGCAGATCGAAGGCGAAGACCAGGTCACCCTCAAGGTGACGATCGCCGAGGTCCGCCGCGAGGTGCTGAAGCAACTCGGGTTCGACAATCTGGTTTCCAATTCCTCAGGGATGACGGTCGCCCAGCTCGGCAGCCCCAGCGCCGACAGCGCCACATCCGTCGTTGGCGGCGGCCTAGCGGCGCTCTTCAAGAGTTCGATCGGAAAATACGACATTTCCACCTACCTCAACGCGCTGGAGCAGGCCAAGGTCGTCAAGACGCTTGCCGAGCCGACGCTGACGGCGATATCGGGCCAGGCCGCGACCTTTAATTCCGGCGGTCAACAGCTCTATTCGACGACCGACAACGACGGCAACGTCACCGTCGTGCCGTTCAACTACGGTATCAACCTCGCCTTCAAGCCGGTCGTGCTCTCATCGGGACGCATCAGCCTTGAGATCAAGACCAATGTCTCCGAACCGGTCGCCGGCAGCGGCAACGCCACATATCAGCGCCGTTCGGCTGAAACTTCGGTGGAACTGCCTTCGGGCGGCTCGATCGCGCTGGCCGGCCTGATCCGCGACAACGTCTCGCAGACGATGGGCGGCACGCCCGGCGTCTCGAAAATCCCGCTGCTCGGTACGCTGTTCCGCCAGAAGGGTTTCGAGCGTCAGGAAACCGAGCTCGTCATCATCGCGACGCCCTATCTGGTGCGCCCGGTGGCGCGCAATCAGCTCAACCGGCCGGACGATAATTTCAGCCCCGAAAACGACGGTGCGACCTTCTTCCTCAACCGTGTCAACAAGGTCTATGGCCGCCGCGAGGCGCCCGTGGCCGATGCGCAGTTCCACGGCTCGATCGGGTTCATCTACAAATGA
- a CDS encoding TadE/TadG family type IV pilus assembly protein, whose amino-acid sequence MTAIDQKTEKAHSPAPFRFLRFRALARSREGAAAIEFALLAIPYFLVIFAILETFVAFAAEELVSNAVDTMSRKMRTGQITYNLGRTTDMNKTQFRQAFCDEISILIRCSTSEVATPSKLYVDVQTFSTFSAIPTTIPKLSTAKYADINTAAFKYTPGGAGTINMVRAYYRWEIITDLVRPYITTIRPSDGSMPNYYLIVATAAFQNEQYP is encoded by the coding sequence ATGACGGCAATTGATCAGAAGACGGAAAAGGCGCACTCCCCAGCGCCGTTCCGATTCTTGCGGTTTCGCGCTCTCGCCCGCTCACGCGAAGGGGCTGCGGCGATCGAATTCGCCTTGCTCGCCATTCCCTATTTCCTGGTGATCTTCGCCATCCTCGAAACCTTCGTCGCCTTTGCCGCCGAGGAACTCGTTTCCAACGCCGTCGATACGATGAGCCGCAAGATGCGAACCGGGCAAATCACCTATAATCTCGGCCGCACGACCGATATGAACAAGACGCAGTTCCGTCAGGCTTTCTGCGATGAAATCTCGATTCTGATCCGCTGCTCGACGAGCGAAGTGGCGACGCCGAGCAAGCTCTACGTGGATGTGCAGACGTTCAGCACCTTCTCGGCCATTCCGACGACGATTCCCAAACTTTCCACCGCCAAATATGCCGACATCAATACGGCAGCCTTCAAATATACGCCGGGCGGCGCCGGCACCATCAACATGGTTCGCGCCTACTACCGCTGGGAAATCATCACGGATCTGGTCCGGCCTTACATCACGACGATACGGCCTTCCGATGGTTCGATGCCGAATTATTATCTGATCGTCGCAACCGCGGCCTTCCAGAACGAGCAGTATCCATAA
- a CDS encoding pilus assembly protein N-terminal domain-containing protein produces the protein MSSSGKTIFFAGMIAVFGVTGISAAADDDMLRVYMDHARVLKLDRPVSKVIVGNAKVADATVADAKTIVLTGRSFGTTNLVLLDADGNAILDERILVSIDEGNTVRVYRQTERSVLSCTPNCEQHAQQAAGATSP, from the coding sequence ATGTCATCGAGCGGCAAAACCATATTCTTTGCCGGCATGATCGCCGTTTTCGGTGTTACGGGAATTTCCGCGGCCGCAGACGATGACATGCTGCGTGTCTATATGGATCACGCGCGCGTGTTGAAGCTCGACCGCCCTGTCAGCAAGGTCATCGTCGGCAACGCCAAGGTTGCCGATGCGACCGTCGCCGACGCCAAGACGATCGTGCTGACAGGACGCAGTTTCGGCACCACCAATCTGGTGCTGCTCGATGCCGATGGCAATGCCATTCTCGACGAGCGTATTCTGGTGTCGATCGATGAGGGCAATACGGTGCGCGTTTACCGGCAGACCGAACGCTCCGTGCTGTCCTGCACGCCGAACTGCGAGCAGCACGCCCAGCAGGCGGCCGGCGCCACCTCTCCCTGA
- a CDS encoding A24 family peptidase, which yields MIAAAVFVILPLCLAMAAFSDLFTMTIPNRVSLILIASFFVLAPLSGLGLQAIGMHLAAGAIAFTACFALFAFNVMGGGDAKLLSATALWFGLNESLLFLMTDVAVIGGLITLLILLVRAQSNTILAIGLPVPNSVLLAKKIPYGIAIAIGGFMAFPSSPLFLAALESLK from the coding sequence ATGATCGCAGCTGCAGTCTTCGTGATACTGCCCCTCTGCCTAGCCATGGCCGCCTTCTCGGATCTGTTCACCATGACGATCCCGAACCGCGTTTCCCTGATCCTCATCGCCTCCTTTTTCGTTCTCGCGCCGCTGTCTGGCCTTGGCTTGCAGGCGATCGGCATGCATCTTGCCGCCGGCGCCATCGCCTTTACCGCCTGCTTCGCTCTTTTTGCCTTCAATGTGATGGGCGGCGGCGACGCCAAGCTGTTGAGCGCCACCGCGCTCTGGTTCGGCTTGAACGAATCCCTTCTTTTCCTGATGACCGATGTTGCCGTGATCGGCGGCTTGATCACCTTGCTGATCCTGCTGGTGAGAGCGCAATCGAACACGATCCTCGCCATTGGCCTGCCGGTGCCGAATTCGGTCCTGCTCGCCAAGAAAATCCCCTATGGCATCGCCATCGCGATCGGCGGATTCATGGCCTTCCCTTCCTCGCCACTCTTCCTCGCCGCACTGGAAAGCCTGAAATAA
- a CDS encoding Flp family type IVb pilin: protein MTKLFSRFLKDESGATAIEYGLIAALISVALITGATALGGKIGNTFNGLSTKMDGAQTASGG from the coding sequence ATGACCAAGCTTTTTAGCCGTTTTCTGAAGGACGAATCCGGCGCGACCGCAATCGAATACGGCCTGATCGCCGCTCTCATTTCCGTAGCGCTCATCACCGGCGCAACGGCCCTCGGCGGCAAGATCGGCAACACGTTTAACGGCTTGAGCACCAAGATGGATGGCGCTCAGACCGCAAGCGGCGGCTAA
- a CDS encoding CpaD family pilus assembly protein, whose protein sequence is MSGARSAAMEENRDQAMTHINSTTPRLGLSKALLAAAGFSAVILSGCAGPHDQLTTGGIPDDYRARHPIIVTEAEQTVDIPVASTDRRLTSAQRDLIRGFAANYMARASGPVYVLSPQGSPNSAAAYQLRDQVRAELARRGIASSKIVNTSYAAVGPGDAAPIRLSFTGTTAVTTQCGQWPKDISNDFTNQNYYNFGCASQNNLAAQIANPEDLVAPRGMTPIDAQRRNNAIQEYRTTTSTIEEVAGSDSSF, encoded by the coding sequence ATGAGCGGGGCACGGTCGGCAGCAATGGAAGAGAACAGAGATCAGGCGATGACCCATATCAATTCGACGACACCCCGCCTCGGACTCTCGAAGGCGCTGCTGGCCGCAGCCGGCTTCTCGGCGGTGATCCTTTCCGGATGCGCCGGTCCGCACGACCAGCTGACAACAGGCGGCATTCCCGACGACTATCGTGCCCGCCACCCGATCATCGTGACCGAAGCGGAACAGACGGTCGACATACCGGTGGCTTCCACCGATCGCCGCCTGACCAGCGCCCAACGCGACCTCATCCGCGGCTTTGCCGCAAACTACATGGCCCGCGCCTCGGGTCCGGTTTACGTACTGTCGCCGCAGGGTTCGCCGAATTCGGCCGCCGCCTATCAGCTGCGCGATCAGGTCCGGGCCGAGCTGGCGAGGAGGGGAATTGCAAGCTCGAAAATCGTCAACACCTCCTATGCCGCGGTCGGCCCCGGCGACGCGGCGCCGATCCGGCTGAGCTTTACCGGCACCACCGCGGTGACCACGCAGTGCGGCCAGTGGCCGAAGGACATCTCGAACGATTTCACCAACCAGAATTACTATAATTTCGGCTGCGCCTCGCAGAACAACCTCGCGGCCCAGATTGCCAATCCGGAAGATCTGGTGGCGCCGCGCGGCATGACCCCGATCGACGCGCAACGGCGCAACAATGCGATTCAGGAATACCGCACGACGACATCGACGATCGAAGAGGTCGCCGGCAGCGACAGCAGCTTCTGA
- a CDS encoding TadE/TadG family type IV pilus assembly protein — MALRNPFTRLVLTARRLARDRKGAGAIEFAILFPVLVMLYIGAFEITIGLSVSKRVTRAAGTVADLVTQQQSVTKSALAQMPSVANSIFVPYNSTSLTLKITGITVDAGANAKVLWSWAQDGTAPYAKNTAVSNVPSDMKTANSFLVRTELSIPYTMFLFAPNFMPDGMRTITISRNYFYRQRQGDSIPCGDC, encoded by the coding sequence ATGGCGCTTCGCAACCCGTTCACCAGGCTGGTATTGACGGCGCGACGGCTGGCCCGAGACCGCAAGGGCGCCGGAGCGATCGAATTCGCGATCCTCTTCCCCGTGCTCGTCATGCTCTATATCGGCGCTTTCGAGATCACAATCGGCCTCAGCGTCAGCAAGCGGGTGACACGCGCCGCAGGAACGGTGGCCGACCTCGTCACCCAGCAGCAATCCGTCACGAAGAGCGCGCTCGCGCAGATGCCGTCGGTCGCAAACTCGATCTTCGTGCCCTATAACTCGACGTCGCTTACATTGAAGATCACCGGGATCACCGTCGACGCCGGCGCCAATGCGAAGGTGCTCTGGTCCTGGGCGCAGGATGGCACGGCGCCCTATGCCAAGAACACCGCAGTGTCCAACGTGCCGTCCGATATGAAGACGGCGAACAGCTTCCTGGTTCGCACCGAACTCAGCATCCCCTATACGATGTTCCTGTTTGCCCCGAACTTCATGCCGGACGGCATGCGCACGATCACCATCAGCCGCAACTATTTCTACCGCCAGCGGCAAGGCGACTCGATACCCTGCGGCGACTGCTGA
- a CDS encoding phosphopentomutase, with product MARAFLFVLDSFGVGGAPDAAAYGDEGADTLGHIAEFCAAGAGDRAGLRSGPLSLPNLSELGLMQIARSASGRFPAGMPIPEKVYGIYGAATEISRGKDTPSGHWEIAGTPVSFDWGYFPTEGDAFPAELIEALCKETGVPGILGNCHASGTEIIARLGEEHIRTGKPICYTSSDSVFQVAAHELHFGLDRLLAFCGTARGLLDPYNIGRVIARPFVGHSSPTFQRTGNRRDFSVLPPEPTLLDRLIEHGRQVHAVGKIGDIFAHQGISRLIKANGNEALMDASLAAIDEADDGDLVFTNFVDFDMMYGHRRDVPGYAAALEAFDARLAEVHKKLKPGDLVVLTADHGCDPTWRGTDHTRERVPVIAYGPGIRSRSIGVRRSYADIGESIARHLGIPAGPHGRNFL from the coding sequence ATGGCGCGTGCCTTTCTTTTCGTTCTGGATTCCTTCGGCGTCGGCGGCGCGCCGGATGCGGCGGCCTATGGCGACGAGGGCGCCGATACGCTCGGCCATATTGCCGAGTTCTGCGCCGCCGGCGCGGGAGACCGCGCCGGATTGCGCAGCGGGCCGCTTTCCCTGCCCAACCTGTCGGAACTCGGGCTGATGCAGATTGCCCGCTCCGCCTCCGGACGGTTTCCGGCCGGCATGCCAATTCCGGAAAAGGTCTACGGCATTTACGGCGCCGCTACCGAAATCTCCCGCGGCAAGGATACGCCATCAGGCCATTGGGAAATCGCGGGAACACCCGTCAGTTTCGATTGGGGTTATTTCCCGACGGAGGGCGACGCCTTTCCCGCGGAGCTCATCGAGGCACTCTGCAAGGAGACAGGCGTGCCGGGCATTCTCGGCAACTGCCATGCTTCCGGAACGGAGATCATCGCCCGGCTCGGCGAGGAGCATATCCGCACCGGCAAGCCGATCTGCTACACCTCCTCGGATTCAGTCTTCCAGGTGGCGGCGCATGAGCTGCATTTCGGCCTCGATCGCCTGCTCGCCTTCTGCGGCACTGCCCGCGGACTGCTCGATCCCTATAATATCGGCCGCGTCATCGCCCGGCCCTTCGTCGGTCACTCCAGCCCTACCTTCCAGCGCACCGGAAACCGGCGCGACTTCTCGGTGCTGCCGCCGGAGCCGACGCTGCTCGACCGGCTGATCGAACATGGCCGGCAGGTGCACGCCGTGGGAAAGATCGGCGACATCTTCGCGCATCAAGGGATTTCGCGCCTCATCAAGGCGAACGGCAACGAGGCGCTGATGGATGCGTCGCTTGCCGCCATCGACGAGGCCGACGACGGCGATCTCGTGTTCACCAATTTTGTCGATTTCGACATGATGTACGGCCATCGCCGCGATGTGCCGGGTTATGCCGCGGCGCTCGAAGCCTTCGATGCACGCTTGGCCGAAGTCCATAAGAAATTGAAGCCGGGCGATCTCGTCGTGCTGACCGCCGACCACGGCTGCGACCCGACCTGGCGCGGCACGGACCATACGCGCGAGCGGGTGCCCGTCATCGCCTACGGCCCCGGCATCCGGTCGCGTTCGATCGGCGTGCGCCGCAGCTATGCCGATATTGGTGAAAGCATCGCGCGCCATCTCGGCATCCCGGCCGGACCGCATGGAAGGAATTTTCTGTGA